One part of the Marinobacter sp. MDS2 genome encodes these proteins:
- a CDS encoding YheV family putative zinc ribbon protein, translating to MPSPKRFIAGAICPRCAEMDKITMFTDDKGDQVRECVACGYTDALSEVEQPAAPEIETRVNTRGNEDDHTVKQVVFFKAGSED from the coding sequence ATGCCGAGTCCAAAACGTTTTATCGCCGGTGCGATTTGTCCGCGCTGTGCGGAGATGGACAAGATCACGATGTTCACGGACGACAAAGGCGATCAGGTGCGTGAGTGCGTGGCCTGTGGGTATACCGATGCCCTGTCTGAGGTTGAGCAGCCAGCGGCTCCTGAAATTGAAACCCGCGTGAACACTCGGGGCAATGAGGACGACCATACGGTTAAACAGGTGGTGTTTTTTAAGGCTGGTTCTGAGGACTGA
- a CDS encoding Na+/H+ antiporter family protein: MNAVVAAVLIMLVLSLCRIHVVVALIVGAISGGLVAGMSLESTIDAFNAGLGGGATVALSYATLGAFAVAIGKSGLAHALADKALALVGKQDEGGAATGIRFMIIGLLVAVAMSSQNILPIHIAFIPLVVPPLLYVMAKLHMDRRLVACALTFGLITPYMFLPVGFGGIYLNEILLANVADNGVDASELNVMSAMALPALGMLVGLLIAVFFSYRGGRGYDLKLISQTERVDVKYSPKTLVMALIAIVVAFVVQLWLGSMILGALAGFVLFNLSGVVKWQEADDLFTEGMKMLAMIGFIMIAANGFAEVMRETGDIANLVEGSVAAIGENKPLAALLMLVVGLLITMGIGSSFSTIPIIAALYVPLALQMGFSPLAIVALVGTAGALGDAGSPASDSTLGPTAGLNVDGQHNHIWDTVVPTFLHYNLPLLGFGWLAAMVL, from the coding sequence ATGAATGCCGTTGTTGCCGCGGTACTGATCATGCTCGTACTGAGCTTGTGCCGCATCCACGTTGTTGTTGCCCTGATTGTCGGCGCCATATCTGGTGGCCTTGTCGCAGGGATGTCCCTCGAGTCCACCATTGATGCCTTTAATGCCGGTTTGGGCGGCGGGGCAACTGTCGCTTTGTCCTACGCCACCTTGGGCGCCTTCGCTGTCGCTATCGGTAAATCCGGTCTGGCCCACGCCTTGGCCGACAAAGCTCTCGCTCTGGTGGGCAAACAAGACGAAGGGGGCGCAGCCACCGGCATTCGCTTCATGATTATCGGCCTGCTGGTTGCCGTTGCGATGTCTTCCCAGAACATCCTGCCGATCCACATCGCCTTTATCCCGCTGGTTGTCCCGCCGTTGCTGTACGTGATGGCCAAACTCCACATGGACCGCCGCCTGGTGGCCTGTGCACTGACCTTCGGTTTGATCACGCCGTATATGTTCCTGCCTGTGGGCTTCGGCGGCATTTACCTGAATGAAATCCTGCTCGCTAACGTTGCAGACAACGGTGTCGATGCCAGTGAATTGAATGTCATGTCCGCCATGGCGCTACCTGCGCTGGGCATGCTGGTGGGCCTTTTGATCGCAGTGTTCTTCAGTTATCGCGGCGGTCGTGGCTACGACCTCAAACTGATCAGCCAAACCGAGCGGGTGGACGTAAAATACAGCCCGAAAACCCTGGTTATGGCACTGATCGCCATCGTAGTGGCTTTCGTGGTGCAGCTGTGGCTGGGCTCTATGATTCTGGGCGCGCTGGCAGGTTTCGTGCTGTTCAACCTGTCGGGTGTTGTTAAATGGCAGGAAGCGGATGACTTGTTCACCGAAGGCATGAAGATGCTGGCGATGATCGGTTTCATCATGATCGCCGCCAACGGTTTCGCGGAAGTGATGCGCGAAACCGGTGACATCGCCAATCTGGTCGAAGGCTCGGTTGCCGCCATTGGCGAGAACAAACCGCTCGCGGCCCTGCTGATGCTGGTGGTGGGCCTGCTGATTACCATGGGTATTGGCTCGTCGTTCTCCACCATTCCCATTATTGCGGCTTTGTATGTTCCGCTGGCCCTGCAAATGGGCTTCAGCCCGTTGGCCATCGTTGCCTTGGTAGGCACCGCCGGTGCTCTGGGTGATGCCGGTTCCCCGGCTTCCGATTCTACCCTTGGGCCAACGGCTGGTCTGAACGTAGACGGTCAACACAACCACATTTGGGATACGGTTGTTCCGACCTTCCTGCACTACAACCTGCCATTGCTTGGCTTTGGCTGGTTGGCGGCTATGGTTCTCTAA
- a CDS encoding DUF1653 domain-containing protein, with the protein MNRSSQTISPGRYRHYKGRDYEVIGVAKHSETEESLVVYRCLYGDHSLWVRPLSMFRETVQVAGEEVPRFARVEAKD; encoded by the coding sequence ATGAACCGATCCTCGCAGACAATTTCACCAGGCCGATACCGCCACTATAAGGGGCGCGATTACGAAGTCATCGGCGTAGCCAAGCACAGCGAAACCGAAGAGTCGCTCGTGGTCTACCGCTGCCTGTACGGAGACCACAGTTTATGGGTACGTCCGCTCAGCATGTTCCGCGAAACCGTCCAGGTGGCCGGAGAAGAAGTACCCCGGTTTGCCCGGGTAGAGGCGAAAGATTAA
- a CDS encoding diguanylate cyclase, whose amino-acid sequence MRAILFILLGLISPAVFSAPVAFQWLEVPYGELSLDDVRSAPASQWQSVSEGETLNRGFSDNDFWLRVSLPVDKRNRLLTIGYPLLDEVSVYWMVGEQVIETHHTGDKLPFNSRPISHRNFVFLAPTSTDPLTAWVRVHTDGSAQIPVSVMPSGEFLAKEQASFGWQAMFVGVVLALALYNFFLFTMVRDTTYLWYVMTVLSTSLVQLNFNGLLFQWLWPTLPWLNEFVTAPLVGAALIFALTFTIKFLSIKQFSLASYRLLWVLRLLSFLILGYSIFVSYHSGIVLVSALAAIGTPMVWLMALRLWSKGQALAGYYVLAWTPLLVGHLALATSKLGLMPRSLFTEMAPQAGVAIEAVLLSLALAYRINRERKKRQEAQDHALVVQREANLTLETRVQERTEELQNANQLLKAASLTDGLTGVANRRRFDEKLGEEWQRAVRHKQELSLIMVDIDHFKKVNDTLGHLIGDDCLVAVASVIDNEVQRSIDLLARFGGEEFVVLLPTTGSEGAGVVAERLRTAVEGSPVKVSDGGAPVNLTISLGVATLLATQGADPQELIRRADEALYRAKTGGRNRVVVWCDSQPTTVS is encoded by the coding sequence GTGAGAGCGATTCTATTTATTTTACTAGGCCTGATCAGCCCGGCGGTTTTTTCAGCGCCTGTAGCTTTTCAATGGCTAGAAGTGCCGTATGGCGAGCTGTCTCTCGACGATGTTCGATCCGCTCCTGCAAGTCAGTGGCAATCCGTATCGGAGGGCGAGACGTTGAACCGGGGCTTCAGCGACAACGACTTTTGGTTAAGAGTCTCTTTGCCTGTGGATAAGCGCAATCGACTGTTAACTATTGGCTATCCGTTACTGGATGAGGTGTCTGTTTACTGGATGGTTGGTGAGCAAGTCATCGAAACCCACCACACCGGCGATAAGCTTCCGTTCAATAGTCGCCCGATCAGCCATCGTAATTTTGTCTTTTTAGCCCCTACCTCTACTGATCCCTTAACCGCTTGGGTGCGTGTGCACACGGATGGTTCGGCTCAGATACCGGTCTCAGTAATGCCCTCTGGCGAGTTTTTGGCCAAGGAACAGGCGTCGTTTGGCTGGCAGGCCATGTTTGTCGGGGTCGTTTTGGCGCTGGCCCTGTACAACTTCTTTCTATTTACGATGGTGCGTGACACAACCTACCTGTGGTACGTGATGACCGTGCTTTCCACAAGTCTGGTTCAGCTGAACTTCAACGGGCTGTTGTTTCAGTGGCTGTGGCCAACCCTGCCGTGGCTGAACGAATTCGTAACCGCTCCGTTAGTGGGCGCCGCTTTAATTTTCGCGCTGACGTTCACGATCAAGTTTTTGTCTATAAAACAGTTCAGCCTGGCCAGCTATCGTCTGCTTTGGGTGCTTAGATTACTGTCGTTTTTAATACTTGGGTACAGCATTTTCGTGTCCTACCACTCCGGGATTGTTCTGGTGAGTGCGCTGGCCGCTATCGGTACACCGATGGTTTGGCTGATGGCGCTGAGGCTTTGGAGTAAAGGTCAGGCATTGGCAGGCTATTACGTGTTGGCCTGGACGCCTCTTCTGGTGGGGCATCTTGCGTTAGCCACCAGTAAATTGGGGTTGATGCCTCGAAGCTTGTTTACCGAGATGGCCCCGCAAGCCGGGGTGGCGATTGAGGCTGTGTTGTTGTCACTGGCTTTGGCTTACCGGATCAATAGAGAGCGTAAGAAACGCCAGGAAGCGCAGGATCATGCGTTGGTGGTTCAGCGCGAGGCCAACCTGACGTTGGAAACCCGGGTTCAGGAACGGACCGAAGAACTGCAAAATGCGAATCAATTGCTTAAGGCAGCGAGTTTGACGGATGGCCTGACCGGCGTCGCCAATCGCCGACGATTTGATGAAAAGCTGGGTGAGGAATGGCAGCGTGCCGTTCGGCACAAACAGGAACTTAGTTTGATCATGGTGGATATTGATCACTTCAAAAAGGTCAACGACACCTTGGGGCACTTGATTGGCGATGATTGTCTGGTGGCGGTGGCGAGTGTCATCGACAACGAAGTGCAGCGTTCAATTGATTTGCTTGCCCGCTTTGGTGGCGAGGAGTTTGTGGTGCTTCTGCCGACAACCGGTAGCGAAGGAGCCGGGGTGGTTGCCGAGCGTTTGAGGACAGCGGTTGAAGGCTCCCCGGTGAAGGTGAGTGATGGGGGTGCGCCGGTGAACCTGACCATCAGTCTGGGGGTTGCCACCCTTCTGGCCACACAAGGCGCTGATCCTCAAGAGCTGATACGGCGCGCGGATGAGGCGCTGTATCGGGCCAAAACCGGTGGCCGCAACCGGGTGGTTGTCTGGTGTGATAGCCAGCCAACCACCGTTAGTTGA
- a CDS encoding DoxX family protein, with amino-acid sequence MLDNADLGKLIIRLTLGGLLLFHGVSKLLNGVGFIEGQLASHNLPTILAYGVYIGEILAPLMIILGYQTRIGALIVVFNMVVAIALVHSHQLLSLSSNGGWSLELQGFFLFSALAVIFLGPGRYKLKN; translated from the coding sequence GTGTTGGACAATGCAGACCTGGGAAAACTGATTATTCGACTCACGCTTGGCGGCCTTCTGCTGTTCCACGGGGTGTCTAAGTTGCTCAACGGCGTCGGCTTTATCGAAGGCCAGTTAGCCAGCCACAATTTGCCAACCATTCTTGCCTATGGCGTTTACATCGGCGAAATTCTTGCGCCCCTGATGATCATTCTGGGCTACCAGACCCGCATCGGTGCGCTCATCGTTGTCTTCAACATGGTTGTGGCCATTGCATTGGTACACAGCCATCAGCTGCTCTCGCTCAGCAGTAACGGCGGTTGGTCACTGGAGCTGCAAGGTTTCTTCTTGTTCTCTGCGTTAGCGGTTATCTTTCTCGGCCCGGGCCGTTACAAGCTCAAGAATTGA
- a CDS encoding MATE family efflux transporter, whose protein sequence is MSKLHNKIFSATDQRLWLLAWPLMLTNLTVPLLGLVDTAVLGHLDNPEYLGAVAVGANLFSILYWTFGFMRMGTTGLAAQAWGQRDSFAQVALLLRSLMLAVGIGLLLILFHQPLIALGLHLMNPSPSVAELAAEYASIRIWSAPAVLCQYTLVGWLIGTQYPRGPMVMLIIANGINIILDIFFVTVLGWNSRGVAMATVLAEYGATAIGFAIVLKRMPDGQTLTKELFGQLSDYLRILQVNRFIMVRTIALLLVLAFFTAQGARQGDIILAANAVLITFLLVISNALDGFANAAEALIGEAIGKGNKARFKTVFSSALRWSIWGALLLTIAFVLGGRWLISLLTDIEGVQFTAWQYLPWLWLLPFAAVWGFLLDGVFIGATRAREMQNTMLFSAIGVFLPVWWLTTGLGNHGLWLSLISLMLARAVSMGWLCWHYTRHDRWFQPH, encoded by the coding sequence ATGAGCAAATTGCATAACAAGATTTTCAGCGCCACAGACCAGCGCCTCTGGCTGCTTGCCTGGCCGTTGATGCTGACGAACCTCACGGTGCCGCTTTTGGGCCTGGTGGATACCGCGGTGCTTGGTCATTTGGATAACCCCGAGTATCTGGGTGCGGTTGCTGTCGGGGCGAACCTGTTCAGTATTTTGTACTGGACCTTCGGTTTTATGCGCATGGGCACCACCGGACTGGCCGCCCAAGCTTGGGGGCAACGGGATTCCTTTGCCCAGGTCGCGCTGTTGCTGCGCTCGCTGATGCTTGCGGTGGGCATTGGCCTGCTGCTGATTCTGTTTCATCAGCCTTTGATTGCGCTCGGTTTGCATTTGATGAACCCGAGCCCATCGGTGGCCGAGCTGGCGGCTGAGTACGCCTCGATTCGAATCTGGAGTGCGCCCGCTGTTCTTTGCCAATACACGTTGGTGGGCTGGCTGATTGGCACCCAGTATCCCCGTGGCCCGATGGTGATGCTCATCATTGCCAACGGCATCAATATTATTCTGGATATCTTCTTTGTGACCGTGCTGGGCTGGAACAGCCGTGGTGTTGCCATGGCCACCGTTCTGGCCGAGTACGGCGCTACCGCCATCGGCTTCGCCATCGTGCTCAAACGCATGCCCGACGGGCAAACGCTGACCAAAGAGCTGTTCGGGCAACTGTCCGATTACCTGCGCATTCTTCAGGTCAATCGTTTCATCATGGTGCGCACCATCGCACTGCTGCTGGTGCTCGCCTTTTTTACCGCTCAGGGAGCCCGGCAAGGGGACATTATTCTTGCTGCAAATGCGGTCTTGATCACCTTTCTGCTGGTGATCTCCAACGCTCTGGATGGTTTTGCCAATGCCGCCGAAGCATTGATCGGCGAAGCCATCGGCAAAGGCAACAAGGCGCGGTTCAAAACCGTATTCAGTAGCGCCCTGCGTTGGTCCATCTGGGGTGCCCTGCTGCTTACCATCGCCTTCGTGCTTGGCGGCCGCTGGTTGATCAGCTTGCTGACCGACATCGAGGGGGTGCAATTCACCGCCTGGCAGTATTTACCCTGGCTCTGGTTACTGCCTTTCGCGGCGGTCTGGGGGTTCTTGCTGGACGGTGTCTTCATCGGCGCTACCCGCGCCCGGGAGATGCAAAACACCATGCTGTTTTCGGCCATCGGAGTGTTTCTTCCGGTGTGGTGGCTGACAACCGGCTTGGGCAACCACGGGCTGTGGTTGTCCCTGATCAGTCTGATGCTGGCGCGGGCCGTCAGTATGGGTTGGCTATGCTGGCACTACACGCGCCACGACCGCTGGTTTCAGCCCCACTAG
- the coxB gene encoding cytochrome c oxidase subunit II → MRVHAKRALALVTGLLLPGMVMADWTMNMTPGVTGTSNQIFSLHMTILWICVAIGVVVFGVMFWSIFAHRKSQGYKAANFHEHTWVEILWTAIPFAILVAMAVPATATLIEMYDTTESEVDIKITGYQWRWQYEYINDDFGYFSSLSTPRDQIENRQTKGENYLLEVDKPLVIPVGKKVRFLLTANDVIHSWWVPAFGVKKDAIPGFINETWTRVDEPGIYRGQCTELCGKDHGFMPVVVEAVPEEEYVAWVEEQKQAAEAERQLTQKDWTLDELMARGEKAYASACAACHQPNGAGMPPAFPALKGSPVVTSDMAAHIDIVVNGVSGTAMQAFGGQLSEVDLAAVITYERNAWGNNTGEMVTPKEIFDFKNKE, encoded by the coding sequence ATGCGCGTGCATGCCAAGCGGGCACTTGCCCTAGTCACTGGTCTGTTGCTACCGGGTATGGTCATGGCGGACTGGACCATGAACATGACGCCGGGTGTAACCGGTACCAGCAATCAGATATTCAGCCTTCACATGACCATCCTATGGATCTGCGTAGCCATCGGCGTGGTGGTGTTCGGGGTTATGTTCTGGTCTATCTTTGCCCACCGCAAATCCCAAGGCTATAAAGCGGCCAACTTCCATGAACACACATGGGTGGAAATACTTTGGACAGCCATTCCGTTTGCGATTCTGGTCGCCATGGCGGTGCCGGCCACGGCAACGCTCATCGAAATGTACGACACCACCGAATCCGAGGTCGATATCAAGATCACCGGGTATCAGTGGCGTTGGCAGTACGAGTATATCAATGATGACTTCGGTTATTTCTCCAGCTTGTCGACCCCTCGTGATCAGATCGAAAACCGTCAGACGAAGGGGGAGAACTATCTGCTGGAGGTGGACAAGCCGCTGGTGATACCGGTCGGTAAGAAGGTTCGTTTCCTGTTAACGGCGAACGACGTGATCCACTCCTGGTGGGTGCCGGCGTTTGGTGTGAAGAAAGATGCTATTCCGGGCTTTATCAATGAAACCTGGACCCGTGTGGACGAACCCGGAATTTACCGCGGGCAGTGCACCGAGCTGTGCGGCAAAGATCATGGCTTCATGCCCGTGGTCGTTGAAGCTGTACCCGAAGAGGAGTATGTGGCCTGGGTTGAGGAGCAAAAACAAGCTGCGGAAGCTGAACGGCAGCTTACTCAAAAAGACTGGACGCTGGATGAATTGATGGCTCGTGGCGAAAAAGCCTATGCCAGTGCCTGTGCAGCTTGCCACCAGCCGAACGGCGCAGGTATGCCGCCAGCGTTCCCCGCACTGAAAGGCAGCCCGGTCGTCACCAGCGACATGGCGGCACACATCGATATTGTGGTGAACGGGGTATCCGGCACCGCGATGCAGGCCTTTGGCGGGCAGTTGAGCGAAGTAGACCTGGCGGCGGTCATTACCTACGAGCGTAACGCGTGGGGTAACAACACCGGAGAGATGGTCACGCCGAAAGAGATCTTCGACTTCAAGAATAAAGAGTAG
- the ctaD gene encoding cytochrome c oxidase subunit I, protein MSAVADTHNQEHHHGPAKGISRWLLTTNHKDIGSMYLIFSFAMFLLGGSMAMVIRAELFQPGLQIVQPEFFNQMTTMHGLIMVFGAVMPAFVGLANWMLPLMIGAPDMALPRMNNWSFWLLPCAFLILVSTLFMEGGAPNFGWTFYAPLSTTYGPPSTTFFIFAIHIMGVSSIMGAINVIATILNLRAPGMTLMKMPLFVWTWLITAFLLIAVMPVLAGAVTMMLMDINFGTSFFDASGGGDPVLFQHVFWFFGHPEVYIMILPAFGAVSHIVPAFSRKPLFGYASMVYAVGAIAVLSFLVWAHHMFTVGIPLAGQLFFMYATLLIAVPTGVKVFNWVTTMFRGSLSFEAPMLFAVAFIILFTIGGFSGLMLAIAPADFQYHDTYFVVAHFHYVLVPGAIFGIFASAYFWLPKWTGNMYDETLAKTHFWLSFVGMNLAFFPMHFLGLAGMPRRIPDYALQFADFNMVSSVGAFMFGVTQLLFLFIVVKCARGGEKAPAKPWDGAEGLEWTVPSPAPYHTFTTPPEVK, encoded by the coding sequence ATGAGTGCGGTTGCAGATACCCACAACCAGGAACATCACCACGGCCCGGCCAAAGGCATCAGCCGTTGGTTGTTGACCACCAACCATAAAGATATCGGGTCTATGTACCTGATCTTCAGCTTCGCTATGTTCCTGCTCGGCGGCAGCATGGCGATGGTCATACGAGCGGAATTGTTCCAGCCGGGATTGCAGATTGTTCAGCCCGAGTTTTTTAACCAGATGACCACCATGCACGGGCTGATCATGGTGTTCGGCGCGGTTATGCCGGCGTTCGTCGGTTTGGCCAACTGGATGTTGCCACTGATGATCGGTGCGCCCGACATGGCGTTGCCACGGATGAATAACTGGAGTTTCTGGCTGCTGCCCTGTGCCTTCCTGATTCTGGTGTCCACACTGTTTATGGAAGGCGGCGCACCCAATTTCGGCTGGACCTTCTATGCGCCTTTGTCCACCACCTACGGCCCCCCGAGCACTACCTTCTTCATTTTTGCCATTCACATTATGGGTGTGTCATCCATCATGGGGGCCATCAACGTGATCGCCACCATCCTGAACTTGCGCGCGCCGGGCATGACTCTGATGAAAATGCCCTTGTTCGTCTGGACCTGGCTGATCACGGCATTTCTGTTGATTGCCGTAATGCCGGTACTGGCCGGTGCGGTCACCATGATGCTGATGGACATTAACTTCGGCACCAGCTTCTTCGATGCCTCCGGCGGCGGCGATCCGGTGTTGTTCCAGCACGTGTTCTGGTTCTTCGGGCATCCCGAGGTGTACATCATGATCTTGCCGGCGTTCGGAGCCGTTTCCCATATTGTGCCGGCTTTCTCTCGTAAACCACTATTTGGATATGCCTCCATGGTGTATGCCGTGGGTGCCATTGCAGTGCTCTCGTTTCTGGTTTGGGCCCACCACATGTTTACCGTTGGCATCCCGCTGGCGGGGCAACTGTTCTTTATGTACGCAACCTTGTTGATTGCGGTGCCCACCGGGGTGAAGGTGTTCAACTGGGTGACCACCATGTTCCGCGGTTCGTTAAGCTTTGAAGCCCCCATGCTGTTTGCAGTGGCTTTTATTATCCTGTTTACCATCGGCGGTTTTTCCGGCTTGATGCTGGCGATTGCACCGGCTGACTTCCAGTACCACGACACCTATTTCGTGGTGGCTCACTTCCACTATGTGCTGGTACCGGGCGCTATCTTCGGTATCTTCGCTTCCGCCTATTTCTGGTTGCCCAAATGGACCGGCAACATGTACGACGAAACGCTCGCCAAAACCCACTTCTGGCTGTCGTTTGTCGGCATGAATCTGGCGTTCTTCCCGATGCACTTCCTGGGTTTGGCGGGCATGCCACGGCGGATTCCGGATTACGCGCTGCAGTTCGCGGATTTCAATATGGTGTCCAGCGTCGGGGCCTTTATGTTCGGCGTGACGCAACTGTTGTTCCTGTTCATCGTGGTGAAGTGTGCCCGTGGCGGTGAGAAAGCACCGGCCAAACCGTGGGACGGTGCCGAAGGTTTGGAGTGGACTGTGCCCTCGCCTGCGCCTTATCACACGTTCACAACACCCCCTGAAGTGAAGTAA
- a CDS encoding cytochrome c oxidase assembly protein encodes MADQQQGKRSNSRVIAWCMAGVVGMFAFGFALVPLYDVFCDITGINGKTSGRYEAGSSEQVDQNRTVTVQFLASNGPGMSWEFRPVVRSVKVHPGEPMTVNFFAANPTERDMVGQAVPSLSPSEGTLYFHKTECFCFNQQPLQAGESVEMPLVFIVDPELPEHITKLTLSYTLYDQGKPVEVSGPAAADTITNNNG; translated from the coding sequence ATGGCTGATCAGCAGCAAGGCAAGCGCAGTAACAGCCGGGTCATTGCCTGGTGCATGGCCGGTGTGGTGGGCATGTTCGCGTTTGGGTTTGCCCTGGTTCCCTTGTACGACGTGTTCTGTGACATCACCGGAATAAACGGCAAAACCAGTGGCCGCTACGAAGCAGGCAGTAGTGAACAGGTGGATCAGAATCGGACAGTCACCGTTCAGTTTCTGGCCAGTAACGGCCCTGGTATGAGTTGGGAATTCCGGCCGGTGGTGCGCAGTGTGAAGGTGCATCCCGGAGAGCCGATGACGGTGAATTTCTTCGCGGCCAACCCTACCGAACGTGACATGGTCGGGCAGGCAGTGCCCAGCCTGTCGCCCTCGGAAGGCACCTTGTATTTCCACAAAACGGAGTGCTTCTGTTTTAACCAGCAGCCACTGCAAGCGGGGGAAAGCGTGGAGATGCCGCTGGTTTTCATCGTGGACCCGGAGCTGCCGGAACACATTACCAAACTGACGTTGTCTTACACCCTGTACGATCAGGGTAAGCCTGTGGAAGTTTCTGGCCCGGCAGCGGCAGACACAATAACCAACAATAACGGCTAA
- a CDS encoding cytochrome c oxidase subunit 3 — protein MADHQTYYVPEQSKWPIVATVGLGVTLYGAASIMVNGNQGESTTGSWVMFWIGALIMAYMLFGWFGSVIRESRAGLYSEQMDRSFRWGMSWFIFSEVMFFAAFFGALFYVRVFVVPWLGGEGDKGSTNMLWEGFQASWPLVNNPDPQAYQGPKEVVGPWGLPLLNTILLVASSFTVTIAHHALKASNRAKVKLWLGLTLVLAVVFLFVQGYEYAHAYSDLDLTLQSGIYGSTFFMLTGFHGAHVLLGTIMLTIMLIRIAKGHFTADNHFGFEAAAWYWHFVDVVWLGLFVFVYVL, from the coding sequence ATGGCGGATCACCAGACCTACTACGTTCCCGAACAGAGTAAGTGGCCCATTGTCGCCACCGTTGGCCTTGGGGTTACCCTCTACGGTGCCGCATCCATCATGGTCAATGGCAATCAGGGTGAAAGCACCACCGGTTCTTGGGTGATGTTCTGGATTGGCGCACTGATTATGGCCTACATGCTGTTCGGTTGGTTCGGCAGTGTGATTCGGGAAAGCCGGGCCGGCTTGTACAGCGAACAGATGGACCGTTCGTTCCGCTGGGGCATGAGTTGGTTCATTTTTTCCGAGGTGATGTTCTTTGCCGCCTTTTTCGGGGCACTGTTCTACGTGCGGGTGTTTGTGGTGCCCTGGTTGGGCGGCGAGGGTGACAAAGGCAGTACCAACATGCTGTGGGAAGGTTTTCAGGCCAGTTGGCCACTGGTCAATAACCCCGATCCTCAGGCGTACCAAGGCCCCAAAGAGGTCGTTGGCCCTTGGGGCTTGCCACTGCTGAATACTATCTTGTTGGTGGCATCCTCCTTCACCGTCACCATTGCCCATCATGCGTTGAAAGCCAGCAATCGCGCCAAGGTGAAATTGTGGCTGGGGCTGACGCTGGTGCTGGCGGTCGTATTTTTGTTCGTTCAGGGTTATGAGTACGCCCACGCCTACAGCGACCTGGACCTGACTCTGCAGTCGGGCATCTACGGCAGCACCTTCTTCATGCTGACCGGGTTCCACGGCGCCCATGTGTTGCTGGGTACCATCATGCTGACCATTATGCTGATTCGGATTGCCAAAGGGCATTTCACCGCCGACAACCATTTTGGTTTTGAGGCGGCCGCCTGGTATTGGCATTTTGTGGATGTGGTTTGGTTAGGGTTGTTCGTATTTGTTTACGTACTTTGA
- a CDS encoding twin transmembrane helix small protein: MLKIAIVVLLFAVIVSLFSGLFFLIHDGGKTRRVVNSLAVRVALSVMLLVLLVIALWSGSITLNPTP, translated from the coding sequence ATGCTTAAAATTGCCATCGTCGTACTGCTGTTCGCCGTCATCGTGAGCTTGTTCAGCGGTCTGTTTTTCCTGATCCACGACGGCGGCAAAACCCGGCGGGTGGTGAATTCCCTGGCGGTTCGGGTTGCCTTGAGTGTGATGTTGCTCGTCCTGCTGGTGATCGCGCTCTGGTCCGGATCGATTACCCTCAACCCGACACCGTAA
- a CDS encoding SURF1 family protein, whose protein sequence is MDRRWHFDWRLLIFSGLLLPLLLSLGVWQLDRAGEKQTLLQAWQQRANDTPWASVVTGDLQPGLPVYLTGFYDKQSWLLDNRTRDGVPGYEVLTLFRPLEGPPVVVNRGWIQGTRTRDTLPAIETPNELLTLEGRLAEYPEPPVLAEVKSSGTGWPRRVQALPKTDVAEFVREPAPMTVMLSDPKQPGAYRADRVPDVMGPQTHYGYAVQWFALAAVLTILTVVASYRRSET, encoded by the coding sequence ATGGATCGCCGATGGCATTTTGATTGGCGTCTGCTGATTTTTAGCGGCTTACTTTTGCCACTTCTTTTGAGCTTGGGCGTCTGGCAACTGGACCGCGCTGGTGAAAAGCAAACCCTGCTGCAAGCTTGGCAACAGCGAGCCAACGACACGCCTTGGGCAAGCGTGGTTACAGGCGATCTGCAGCCGGGGTTGCCGGTCTACCTCACGGGGTTTTACGACAAGCAAAGCTGGTTGTTGGATAACCGTACCCGGGATGGCGTACCCGGTTACGAGGTGCTGACTCTGTTCCGGCCCCTTGAAGGCCCCCCGGTAGTGGTTAATCGAGGTTGGATACAGGGCACTCGAACCCGGGATACCTTGCCGGCGATTGAAACCCCGAATGAACTCCTGACCTTGGAAGGCCGCTTGGCTGAGTATCCGGAACCGCCGGTTCTGGCCGAGGTAAAATCATCCGGGACCGGCTGGCCGCGACGAGTGCAAGCGTTGCCGAAAACCGATGTTGCCGAATTCGTGCGTGAGCCGGCGCCGATGACCGTTATGCTTTCGGACCCCAAACAGCCCGGAGCCTACCGGGCCGACCGGGTTCCGGATGTGATGGGGCCACAAACTCATTATGGATATGCCGTGCAATGGTTTGCGCTTGCGGCAGTGCTGACTATATTGACTGTAGTAGCGAGTTATAGGCGTAGCGAGACATAA